Below is a window of Fulvitalea axinellae DNA.
TATGTTTCAACGCCCGGGTGATGTTGGCCTCGACGGCTTTGGTAGTAAGGCCCAATTCCTCGGCGATTTCGCGGTTTTTCATTCCCTCCATTCTGCTCATCACGAATACCTGACGGCACCTTTCGGGCAGAGTCTCCACGGCTTTCATAAACAAGTCCTCAAGCTCGGCGAACTCAACGGAATTAAAATCGAACGACTTTAGCGTTTCCCTATTTAGCGAAGCCTCTTTTTCCCATAGCAGATGGTCTTGGTATTTGCTGGCCACCGTTTTTCTCCTCAATACGTTAAGGCATTCGCTCCGCGCAATAGTAAACAGAAAGGAACGTATGCCCTGCGGTTTTTCGACCTTGCTTCTTGACGCCCATAATCTCACAAAAGTGTCTTGGGCCACGCTTTCGGCGTCATCATAAACAAATTGGGCGCAAAAGCCCACCACCTGTCCGTAATAAGCGTCGAAA
It encodes the following:
- a CDS encoding RNA polymerase sigma-70 factor, producing the protein MNSRNLNEFVFNAFQSGDERAFEYIFDAYYGQVVGFCAQFVYDDAESVAQDTFVRLWASRSKVEKPQGIRSFLFTIARSECLNVLRRKTVASKYQDHLLWEKEASLNRETLKSFDFNSVEFAELEDLFMKAVETLPERCRQVFVMSRMEGMKNREIAEELGLTTKAVEANITRALKHMREHLSDYVMVLVLMAAHYK